The genomic DNA CAGCCCTTCGCGTTGTCGAAATTGATCACGCAGGTCGCGTTGGCGTGAATGCCCATCTTGTGCTCGATCGAGTCGCATTTCACCGCGTTGCGCGAGCCGGGCTCGCCCGCGTCGTTCGGCAGGAACTTCGGCACGACAAAGAGCGAAATGCCTTTCGTACCCATCGGCGCATCGGGCAGACGCGCGAGCACGAGATGGACGATGTTTTCGGCCATGTCGTGCTCACCGCTCGAGATAAAGATCTTCGTGCCGGTGATGGCGTATGACCCGTCGCCGTTCAGCTCGGCCTTTGTACGCAACATGCCAAGGTCGGTACCGCAATGCGCCTCGGTCAGACACATCGTGCCGGTCCATACGCCCGACACGAGCTTGGGCAGATAGGTTTGCTGCAGCTCCGGCGTGCCGTGCGCATGCAGGCATTCGTACGCGCCGTGCGACAGGCCCGGATACATGGTCCATGCCTGGTTCGCCGAGTTCAGCATTTCATGGAGCGCGTTATTGACGAATGCGGGCAGCCCCTGGCCGCCGTAGTTCGGGTCGCATGCAAGCGCGGGCCAGCCGGCTTCGATGAATTGCTGATAGGCCTGCCTGAACCCCGCCGGCGTGGTGACGACGCCGTCGCCTGCGTAGGTGCAGCCTTCCTTGTCGCCGCTCTGGTTCAGCGGGAACAGTACTTCGGCGCAAAACTTGCCGGCTTCTTCGAGCACCTGGTTGATCGTGTCGGCGTCGAGGTCCGCATGCTTCGGCATCTGCCTGACTTCGTCTTCGACGTTCAGCAGCTCGTGCAGCACGAATTGCATGTCGCGCAACGGCGCGGCGTACTGTCCCATGTGGTGTCTCCGATGCAGGTTATTGGCCCGAGGGCGCCGCCAACGTTGCTAGCTTGCAGGCAGCTAGCGGCTAGCGCCCTCGCTTTGGTACGAAACGATCAGTTTTTCCAGCGCGGCCCACGTCAGACGCACGGCATCGGGCAGATGCAGAAAGCGCGCGTCATGATGCAGACCCAAGGTGAAGCTATACAGTTCGAACAACATCAGCTGCGGATCGGTATCGCGGCGCAGATGCCCTTCGTCGATTGCCTGTGAAATCGCGCGCGTGAGCGCCGCGCGCCACATCGTCACGCTCGATACGAGCTGCTCGCGCACCGGGTTGTCGGGCCGGTCGTCGTACTCGACCGCGCCGCTGATGTAGATGCAGCCGGTCGTGACTTCCTGGATGCGCTTCTCGATCCAGCGCGAGAGCATCGAGCGCAAACGCGGCAGACCGCGCGGTTCGCGCAGGCTCGGAAAGAACACCTCGTCCTCGAAGCGGCGGTGGTACTCGCGCACCACTTCGACCTGCAAATCTTCGCGGGACCCGAAATGCGCGAACACGCCACTTTTGCTCATCTGCATGCGCTCGGCCAGCAAGCCGATCGTCAGGCCTTCGAGTCCGTCACGGCTCGCGAGATCCAGCGCCGCATCGAGAATGGCGGCTCGCGTCTGTTCGCCTTTTCGCATAGCAATTACCGTCTGATGAGATGAAACAGAAATCGAACGGACGTACTATTATTGTTTGCAGCCGCCCGCGAAACAAGGAATTTATTAGAAACGGGTTTCTAACCAGGTTTTCAATTTTGCGTCATCCGTTTAGAGCGCGATGCCAAATTTTTAGAGTTATTTGTCTGCGTTTTTGGTTGTTTTTCGGCATCGCTTGCGGGTGAGGTCCGGCGGCTAGTCGTATCCGCCGACGGTCAGCAGCTTCATCAGCGCCCGGTAGCCCTGATAGGCGAACCAGTTGACGAATTGTTCGGACAAGGGCCGCGCCTCGTAGTGCGCGACGTCGATGCCGCGCGATTCCGCAAACGCGGCGAGGATCGCGCCGCGCAACTGGTCCAGCTGCTGATGCAGTACGAGCACCACGTTGGCCTCGTTGTTGAGCACGAGACTCAGCGCATCGAGATTCGACGAACCGACGGTGCCCCAGTTGGAATCGACCACGGCGACTTTGCCGTGCAGCATCGTCTTCTCGTACTCGGCGATCTTCACGCCCGCGCGCAGCAGCGAGCGGTAGAGGAACGGCACGGCATAGTCGAGTATGGCGAACTCCTTTCTGCCGACCACGAGCCGCACGTCGACCCCTCGCTCGGCCGCGTAGATTAGCGCGCGCCGCAGCTTCCGGCCCGGCATGAAATACGGATTCGCAAGCAGCACTTCGTCGCGCGCCTGCCCGATCGCGGTCAGATACGCCTTCTCGATCGCACGGCGGTTCACGATGTTGTCACGCGCGACGAAGGCGACCGACGGCTCGGCCGCCGCGCGGACGTCGCCCGTGCGGATGCGGCGGCGCGCGCGCACGAACTGGTCGGTAACCGCCTGCGCATTGGTCGCGCCGTCGGTGTCGGGCGTCGGCTTCGGGCGGTGGCCGATGCGGATGCGCCGCCATTGCAGATCGAACGCGACACGCACGTCGGCAACCACCGGGCCGCTCAGTTCGACCGCGAAATCCCAGCGCGGAAACGGCAGACGCGTGCCGTTCTGGTCGTAGTCGTCGACGATATTGATGCCGCCGCAGTACGCGTAGGTGTCGTCGATCACAGCAAGCTTGCGGTGCGTGCGCGAGAAGCCGAAGCGGCCGAACAGATGCGGGTTGTAGATGCGATGCTCGATGCCGGCCGCGACCCACTCGCTGAAGATCTGCAGGCGCGTGGTGCCGATGCCATCCGTGATCACCCGCACGCGGACGCCGCGTTGCGTCGCGCGCAGCAGTGCGGCGGAGACGTCGTGGCCGGCGTCGTCGTCGGCGAAGATGTAGGTTTCGAGCGTGACGACATGTTTCGCCGCGTCGATGCGTTCGATTAGCGCGGCGAAATACTGGTCGCCGGACGTGAAGAGCCGCACGTCGTTGCCGGTCGTGAAGCGGTAGCGTGACAGATAGCGCCGGCCGAGCAGCGTCTGTCCGAAGTGGGCGAGACGGCGCTGACCGCCGCTCATGCGCCGCGCCCCGTATTCAGCGCGCGTACGCGCTCGGGCAGTTGCAGGATCGCGTCGCGGTTCGACCACGAGAAGCATTGCTGTGCCGCGTCCTGATACGGCAACCAGATATGCGCGGTGTGCTCGCGCGGCGCGAGCGTCACTTCGAGGCGGCGCGGCACTTGCAGACTGAACCAGTGTTCTGTGTTGACGGTCACGCCTTCGGCATAACGATGCCGCCATTCGGCGAAGATCTCGAACTGGATATGGTGATGCCAGTCGATCAGCGCCTCGCGCGGTACGTCGCGCGAGCCGACGACGATGCCGGTCTCCTCGCCCACTTCGCGCGCGGCCGTTTCCGCAAACGGCTCGTCGACATAGTTGCGCGCACCGGTCACCGACTGCCACAGTGCGGGACGATCGGCCCGCTCGATCAGCAGCACGTCGAGCTCGGGCGTATGGATCACGACAAGCACGGATTCGGGGATCTTCGGCGGTTTCGGCATGGGTCGTCAGTCGGAACGCGTCGGCGACGCAGGTCGATCGATATGCAATTCTGCAATTGCAAGCAGGCTTCCCCGCGAATGTAACGCAAAAAGCGAAAAAGGCGCTATCGAGCGCCTTTTTCGTGCGTGGCCTGCGCCACGGTGCGGCCGGTACTGCGCGCTTATTGCGCCTTCTGCTCTGCCTGACGCAGACGGATATGCAGCTCGCGCAGCTGCCGTTCGTCGACTTCGCTCGGCGCCTGCGTCAGCAGATCCTGCGCGCGTTGCGTCTTCGGGAACGCGATCACATCGCGAATCGAATCGGCGCCGGCCATCATCGTGACGATACGGTCGAGGCCGAACGCGATGCCACCGTGCGGCGGCGCGCCGTACTGCAGCGCGTCGAGCAGGAAGCCGAACTTCAGGCGCGCTTCTTCCGCGTTGATCTTCAGCGCGCGGAACACCTTGCTCTGCACGTCTTCCTGATAGATACGCACCGAACCGCCGCCGATTTCCCAGCCGTTCAGCACCATGTCGTAGGCCTTCGCGAGGCAACGGCCCGGGTCCGTCTCGAGGAACTCGAGGTGCTCGTCCTTCGGGCTCGTGAACGGATGGTGCGCGGCGACGTAGCGGTTCTCTTCCTCGTCGTACTCGAACATCGGGAAGTCGATCACCCACAGCGGCTTCCAGCCCGACTCGACGAGGCCGTTCGCCTTGCCGAATTCCGAGTGGCCGATTTTCAGGCGCAGCGCGCCGAGGCTGTCGTTGACGACCTTCGCACGATCAGCCGCGAAGAAGATGATGTCGCCATCCTGCGCGCCGGTGCGCTCGATGATCGCCGCCACCGCCGCGTCGTGCAGGTTCTTGACGATCGGGCTTTGCAGACCGTCTCGGCCCTTCGCGACTTCGTTGACCTTGATCCACGCGAGGCCCTTCGCGCCGTAAATGCGCACGAACTCGGTGTAGCTATCGATATCGCCACGCGACAGTTCGCCGCCCTTCGGCACGCGCAGCGCCGCGACGCGGCCGTCCTTCGTATTGGCCGGTGCGCTGAACACCTTGAATTCGACGTCCTTCACGGCATCGGTCAGGTCGGTGAATTCGAGCTTCACGCGCAGGTCCGGCTTGTCCGAGCCGAAGCGGCGCATCGCTTCCGAGTACTGCATGACCGGGAACGCATCGGGCAGCGTGACATCGATCGTTTCCTTGAACACGTGGCGGATCATCGCTTCGAACAGATCGCGAATTTCCTGCTCGCGCAGGAACGACGTTTCGCAGTCGATCTGCGTGAATTCCGGCTGACGATCCGCGCGCAGGTCTTCGTCGCGGAAGCACTTCGTGATCTGGTAGTAGCGGTCGAAGTTCGCGACCATTAGCAACTGCTTGAAGAGCTGCGGCGATTGCGGCAACGCGAAGAACTGGCCCGCGTTCGTGCGCGACGGCACGAGGTAGTCGCGCGCGCCTTCGGGCGTGCTCTTCGTCAGCATCGGCGTTTCGATGTCGATAAAGCCTTCCGCGTCGAGATACTTGCGCACTTCCATCGCGACGCGATAGCGCAGGCGCAGGTTGTGCTGCATCTGCGGACGGCGCAGGTCGAGCACGCGGTGCGTGAGGCGCGTGGTTTCGGAGAGGTTGTCGTCGTCGAGCTGGAACGGCGGCGTGACCGACGCGTTGAGCACGATCAGCTCATGGCACAGCACTTCGATCTTGCCGCTCGCGAGGCCCGCGTTGGTCGTGCCTTCCGGACGGTTGCGCACGAGGCCCTTGATCTGCACGCAAAACTCGTTGCGCACGCCTTCGGCGGTCTTGAACATCTCGGCGCGATCCGGGTCGCAAACGACCTGAACGAGGCCTTCGCGGTCGCGCAGGTCGATGAAGATAACGCCGCCATGGTCGCGGCGCCGTTGTACCCAGCCGCACAGCGACACGCTTTGGCCGAGCAGGTGTTCGGTCACCAGACCGCAGTATTCAGATCTCATCGACATGATGTTTGTCTTTCGTTTTGCGTGAGTGAACGGAGCGCGCCGCCCGTAGCGCCGCGCACCGGCATTACATGGGTGGCTCGACGGGCGTGCGGCGCGCCGGTGTGACCGGCTGCGGCGCGGCCGGCGCGACGACGCCCATCGAAACGATGTACTTGAGCGCCGCGTCGACCGTCATGTCGAGCTCGATCACTTCGCTCTTCGGCACCATCAGGAAGAAACCCGAAGTGGGGTTCGGCGTGGTCGGCACATAGACGCTCACGAAGTCTTCCTTCAGGTGATTGACCACGTCGCCCCCCGGAATGCCGGTCAGGAACGCGATCGTGTACGAACCGCGGCGCGGGTATTCGATCAGGAGCGCCTTGCGGAACGCGTTGCCGCTCGACGACAGCAGCGTGTCCGACACCTGTTTCACGCTCGTGTAAAGCGGACCGACGACCGGAATACGCGCGACGATCAGTTCCCACCAGCTGACGAGCTTCTGCCCAATGAAGTTCTGCGTCAACAACCCGACGACGAAGATGAAAGCTAGCGTCAGCACGGCGCCGAGGCCTGGCAGGCGGAAACCGAACAGATTTTCGGGACGCCAGGCCTGCGGCAACAGCAGCAGCGTCTGATCCATCGTCCCGATGATGAGACCGAGCACCCACAGTGTGATGGCAAGAGGCACCAGCACCAGCAGGCCGGTCAGGAATACCGATTTGAGCGTCGTCTTTTTCGTCGTCATTGGCTTCGCCAGAAATCCGCGCGGACGTTGCCTCGCGCGGCGTGGCCGCCACCCGTTCGGGCAGCAAGACCGCTTGTGTACCGCTTACGTGCTGCTTGCGCTGCCTGATGTGGGACCCGCGGTGGAACCCGCGGTGGACCCGGCGTTAGACCCGGTGGAGGACCCAGAAGCCGATGCGCTGTTCGATCCGCCGGCCGGCTTCGACGACGCAGCCGCGGCGCCGTCCGACGAACCGGATTTGCCGCCTTCGGACGACGCGCCTGCGCTACTGCCTTCGCCGTCCTTGCCGGATGCATTCGAACCGCTGTTGGCCCCGCTGTCGGCTCCGTTATTGGATCCTTTAGACCCGTTACCGCCACGGAAATCCGTCACATACCAGCCCGAGCCTTTCAGCTGAAAACCAGCGGCAGTGACCTGCTTGCGGAATGTATCGGACCCGCATTGCGGGCATTGTGTCAACGGGGCGTCGCTCAGCTTCTGAAGCACGTCTTTCCCGAAGCCGCACGACTCGCAGCGATAAGCGTAGATCGGCATGACCTTTGTCCCTACAGAAATCTTGGAAGCGCTTGCAAAGCCTTGAATTATAGCCGCAAACGGTGTCGACTCCCCCGAAATCGGGTGTCGGCCGGCGCGATGACGCCGTTGAAGGACCGCGCCGAAGCGAGCTTCAGGAGCATCGCTCCGGCGCGCAGCGAGGAGTCACAGCGTGCAATACCGCGTGACCGTGCCCGCATACCCGTTGTCTTAAATGAGGGCGGCGGGCGCCGGAATCAAGTGCGCTTGCCGCGCACTGCCGACTCAACCGCGCGCTCAACCCCGCACTCATCCGCCATACGCGAACGCAATCCACGCACGCGCGAGCACCGCGCCAACGCCGACCGCGACGCCGAACATCAGAAGCCCCTGCAGCAGCCGGTTCGTGCGTTTCTGTTCGAGCAGAATCTGCCGAATCGTTTCGTCGTTGATGCCGCGCTGCTGCGGATCGTGCCGATGCGCGAGTGCCTGATGCACGAGCCGCGGCAATTGCGGCAGCGTCTTGCTCCACTGCGGCGCCTCGATCTTGAGCCGCTCGTACCAGCCGCGCAAACCGATCTGCTCGTTCATCCAGCGTTCGAGATACGGCTTCGCGGTCTTCCAGAGATCGAGCTCGGGGTCGAGCGAACGGCCAAGGCCTTCGACGTTGAGCATCGTCTTCTGCAGCAGCACGAGCTGCGGCTGGATCTCCACGTTAAAGCGGCGCGACGTCGAGAACAGCCGCATCAGCACCTGGCCCAGCGAGATGTCTTTCAGCGCGCGGTCGAAGTACGGCTCGCAGACCGCGCGTATCGCGCTTTCGAGTTCCTCGACGCGCGTGTTCGGCGGCACCCAGCCCGACTCGAGGTGCAGCGTCGCGACGCGGTGATAGTCGCGCTTGAAGAACGCGAGAAAGTTCTGCGCGAGGTAGTTCTTGTCGAAGTCCGACAGCGCGCCGACGATGCCGAAGTCGAGCGCGATGTAGCGCCCGAAATGCGCGGGGTCGAGGCTTACCTGGATGTTGCCAGGGTGCATGTCCGCGTGGAAGAAGCCATCGCGAAACACCTGCGTGAAAAAGATCTCGACACCTTCGCGCGCGAGCTTCGGAATATCGACGCCCGCCGCGCGCAAGGTCTCGACCTGGCTGATCGGCACGCCGACCATGCGCTCCATCACGAGCACGTTGGACGTGGAGAACTCCCAATACATCTCGGGCACGAGCAGCAGATCGAGGCCTGCAAAATTGCGCCGCAGCTGGCTGCCGTTCGCGGCCTCGCGCATCAGGTCGAGCTCGTCGTGCAGATATTTGTCGAATTCGGCCACCACCTCGCGCGGCTTCAGGCGCTTGCCATCAGCCCACAGCCGCTCGGCCCACACGGCGATGTCGCGCAACAGCGCCAGGTCCGAATCGATCACGGGCAGCATGTTCGGCCGCAGCACCTTGATCGCCACCGACTTGCCCGCGTGCTGGCCGGCCTTCACGGTGGCGAAGTGCACTTGCGCGATCGACGCGCTCGCGACCGGCACGCGCTCGAAGTCGTCGAACAGTACGTTGACCGGCGCACCGAGCGAGCGCTCGATGATCGAGATCGCGACATCGGAGTCGAACGGCGGCACCTGGTCCTGCAACTTCGCGAGTTCGTTGGCGATGTCGGGGCGCAGCAGATCGCGGCGCGTCGACAGGACCTGGCCGAACTTCACGAAAATCGGTCCGAGGCTTTCGAGCGCAAGGCGCAGCCGCAGCCCGGGCGGATCGTTGAACTTACGGCCGATGGTCGTAATACGCAGCAACAGTCGCACGCGACGATCGTTGATGCGGCTAAGCATCATCTCGTCGAGACCGAAGCGGATGACGGTAAAGAAGATCTTGAGAAAGCGCAGAAAACGCATGGTTGAGCCCGGTGACTAGCGCGTGCCGCGCGTATTGGCGGCGGCACCCGGTGCGGCATTGCCGCGGGCTTCGACCTTCTGTTCTAGACGTTCGATGCGCTTTTCGACACGCGCAAGCGTATCGCGAGCGCGCGCGAGTTCGGTGTTAAAGCCGTCGAGCGCGCTGCGCCGCACGAGCTGCGGGTCT from Paraburkholderia edwinii includes the following:
- a CDS encoding TetR/AcrR family transcriptional regulator, which translates into the protein MRKGEQTRAAILDAALDLASRDGLEGLTIGLLAERMQMSKSGVFAHFGSREDLQVEVVREYHRRFEDEVFFPSLREPRGLPRLRSMLSRWIEKRIQEVTTGCIYISGAVEYDDRPDNPVREQLVSSVTMWRAALTRAISQAIDEGHLRRDTDPQLMLFELYSFTLGLHHDARFLHLPDAVRLTWAALEKLIVSYQSEGASR
- the clsB gene encoding cardiolipin synthase ClsB, with the translated sequence MSGGQRRLAHFGQTLLGRRYLSRYRFTTGNDVRLFTSGDQYFAALIERIDAAKHVVTLETYIFADDDAGHDVSAALLRATQRGVRVRVITDGIGTTRLQIFSEWVAAGIEHRIYNPHLFGRFGFSRTHRKLAVIDDTYAYCGGINIVDDYDQNGTRLPFPRWDFAVELSGPVVADVRVAFDLQWRRIRIGHRPKPTPDTDGATNAQAVTDQFVRARRRIRTGDVRAAAEPSVAFVARDNIVNRRAIEKAYLTAIGQARDEVLLANPYFMPGRKLRRALIYAAERGVDVRLVVGRKEFAILDYAVPFLYRSLLRAGVKIAEYEKTMLHGKVAVVDSNWGTVGSSNLDALSLVLNNEANVVLVLHQQLDQLRGAILAAFAESRGIDVAHYEARPLSEQFVNWFAYQGYRALMKLLTVGGYD
- the nudB gene encoding dihydroneopterin triphosphate diphosphatase; the protein is MPKPPKIPESVLVVIHTPELDVLLIERADRPALWQSVTGARNYVDEPFAETAAREVGEETGIVVGSRDVPREALIDWHHHIQFEIFAEWRHRYAEGVTVNTEHWFSLQVPRRLEVTLAPREHTAHIWLPYQDAAQQCFSWSNRDAILQLPERVRALNTGRGA
- the aspS gene encoding aspartate--tRNA ligase, with product MSMRSEYCGLVTEHLLGQSVSLCGWVQRRRDHGGVIFIDLRDREGLVQVVCDPDRAEMFKTAEGVRNEFCVQIKGLVRNRPEGTTNAGLASGKIEVLCHELIVLNASVTPPFQLDDDNLSETTRLTHRVLDLRRPQMQHNLRLRYRVAMEVRKYLDAEGFIDIETPMLTKSTPEGARDYLVPSRTNAGQFFALPQSPQLFKQLLMVANFDRYYQITKCFRDEDLRADRQPEFTQIDCETSFLREQEIRDLFEAMIRHVFKETIDVTLPDAFPVMQYSEAMRRFGSDKPDLRVKLEFTDLTDAVKDVEFKVFSAPANTKDGRVAALRVPKGGELSRGDIDSYTEFVRIYGAKGLAWIKVNEVAKGRDGLQSPIVKNLHDAAVAAIIERTGAQDGDIIFFAADRAKVVNDSLGALRLKIGHSEFGKANGLVESGWKPLWVIDFPMFEYDEEENRYVAAHHPFTSPKDEHLEFLETDPGRCLAKAYDMVLNGWEIGGGSVRIYQEDVQSKVFRALKINAEEARLKFGFLLDALQYGAPPHGGIAFGLDRIVTMMAGADSIRDVIAFPKTQRAQDLLTQAPSEVDERQLRELHIRLRQAEQKAQ
- a CDS encoding DUF502 domain-containing protein → MTTKKTTLKSVFLTGLLVLVPLAITLWVLGLIIGTMDQTLLLLPQAWRPENLFGFRLPGLGAVLTLAFIFVVGLLTQNFIGQKLVSWWELIVARIPVVGPLYTSVKQVSDTLLSSSGNAFRKALLIEYPRRGSYTIAFLTGIPGGDVVNHLKEDFVSVYVPTTPNPTSGFFLMVPKSEVIELDMTVDAALKYIVSMGVVAPAAPQPVTPARRTPVEPPM
- a CDS encoding FmdB family zinc ribbon protein, translated to MPIYAYRCESCGFGKDVLQKLSDAPLTQCPQCGSDTFRKQVTAAGFQLKGSGWYVTDFRGGNGSKGSNNGADSGANSGSNASGKDGEGSSAGASSEGGKSGSSDGAAAASSKPAGGSNSASASGSSTGSNAGSTAGSTAGPTSGSASST
- the ubiB gene encoding ubiquinone biosynthesis regulatory protein kinase UbiB, which gives rise to MRFLRFLKIFFTVIRFGLDEMMLSRINDRRVRLLLRITTIGRKFNDPPGLRLRLALESLGPIFVKFGQVLSTRRDLLRPDIANELAKLQDQVPPFDSDVAISIIERSLGAPVNVLFDDFERVPVASASIAQVHFATVKAGQHAGKSVAIKVLRPNMLPVIDSDLALLRDIAVWAERLWADGKRLKPREVVAEFDKYLHDELDLMREAANGSQLRRNFAGLDLLLVPEMYWEFSTSNVLVMERMVGVPISQVETLRAAGVDIPKLAREGVEIFFTQVFRDGFFHADMHPGNIQVSLDPAHFGRYIALDFGIVGALSDFDKNYLAQNFLAFFKRDYHRVATLHLESGWVPPNTRVEELESAIRAVCEPYFDRALKDISLGQVLMRLFSTSRRFNVEIQPQLVLLQKTMLNVEGLGRSLDPELDLWKTAKPYLERWMNEQIGLRGWYERLKIEAPQWSKTLPQLPRLVHQALAHRHDPQQRGINDETIRQILLEQKRTNRLLQGLLMFGVAVGVGAVLARAWIAFAYGG